The Fibrobacter sp. genome has a window encoding:
- a CDS encoding histidine phosphatase family protein, whose product MKKIALLPISLFAALSITACGDSESGNPVTPEGGSQPALSSEALPGSSDALPTSSATVPGSSETVPPASSAAVPASSATVEAPVEFTTDAVALPDMGCTSEPLSFGSGVKLTCNGEYVGNILEDSDTSPFDPNAAAYTSFVGIKKIFAALQPTDKAVFILRHAHRTSSTDVDGVLTGLGYEQAITVGKQIAGTEEIKYWHSEIPRTMQTSMAIAQGRGQTEFSHVALKELNGGWFEKDHAKVEEYNATVSSSYDVVSRWAYNEYPDPTVNYNEGFYDLMERGTQFMSEIILAKVVPQSRISVVISHDQMLYPLTIFATNRLLEMKHHEDKSWLNFLAGVAVIVHADGSIKYVPVMGLDEGTMSS is encoded by the coding sequence ATGAAAAAGATTGCACTTCTTCCGATATCACTGTTTGCAGCTCTATCCATCACCGCATGCGGTGACAGCGAGTCCGGCAACCCCGTCACCCCCGAAGGCGGTAGCCAGCCCGCACTTTCTTCGGAAGCGCTCCCCGGTTCCTCGGATGCACTCCCGACATCGTCCGCGACAGTCCCCGGTTCTTCAGAAACGGTCCCGCCCGCATCTTCGGCAGCCGTCCCGGCTTCTTCCGCGACAGTCGAAGCTCCGGTTGAATTTACCACTGACGCGGTAGCCCTCCCCGACATGGGCTGCACCTCCGAGCCCCTTTCGTTCGGTTCGGGCGTGAAGCTCACCTGCAACGGCGAATATGTCGGCAACATCCTCGAAGACAGCGACACTTCCCCGTTCGACCCGAACGCGGCCGCCTACACGAGCTTCGTCGGCATCAAGAAGATTTTTGCAGCGCTGCAGCCCACCGACAAGGCCGTATTCATCTTGCGCCACGCCCACCGCACCAGCAGCACCGACGTCGACGGCGTCCTTACCGGCCTCGGATACGAACAGGCAATCACCGTCGGCAAGCAGATCGCGGGCACCGAAGAAATCAAATACTGGCATTCCGAGATTCCGCGCACCATGCAGACCAGCATGGCAATCGCCCAGGGCCGCGGGCAAACCGAATTCTCGCATGTTGCGCTCAAGGAACTGAACGGCGGCTGGTTCGAGAAGGACCACGCCAAAGTCGAAGAATACAATGCTACCGTCTCTAGCAGCTACGACGTCGTTTCGCGCTGGGCCTACAACGAATACCCCGACCCGACCGTCAATTATAACGAAGGTTTCTACGACCTGATGGAACGCGGAACCCAGTTCATGAGCGAAATCATCCTCGCCAAGGTCGTCCCGCAGAGCCGCATCAGCGTCGTCATTTCACACGACCAGATGCTCTACCCGCTCACGATTTTCGCGACGAACAGGCTGCTCGAAATGAAGCACCACGAAGACAAGAGCTGGCTCAACTTCCTCGCAGGCGTCGCCGTGATCGTCCATGCAGACGGTTCCATCAAGTACGTGCCGGTCATGGGCCTCGACGAAGGCACCATGTCTAGCTAG
- the tsaA gene encoding tRNA (N6-threonylcarbamoyladenosine(37)-N6)-methyltransferase TrmO: MDSLNLKIIARIKSDFPEKFGIPRQSGLVPSLRSTIRFEPEFRNADALRGLEGFSHLWLIWIFSENIRDTWHPTVRPPRLGGNTRLGVFATRSSFRPNPIAMSCVKIEGIRLDAPDGPEIIVSGADLMDGTPILDIKPYLPYADSIPDAKGGFAEARRYDSLQVEIAPEIASQVPEGKLDALVEILRQDPRPHYQDDPERVYGLAFAGKNIKFKVADGTLTVIAVESA, encoded by the coding sequence ATGGACAGCCTTAACCTAAAAATCATCGCCCGCATAAAAAGCGACTTCCCCGAAAAGTTCGGGATACCCCGCCAGAGCGGGCTTGTCCCTTCGTTGCGTTCGACCATACGGTTCGAGCCCGAATTCAGGAATGCGGATGCGCTCCGCGGGCTGGAAGGCTTCAGCCACCTGTGGCTCATCTGGATATTCTCCGAAAACATCCGGGACACATGGCACCCGACGGTGCGGCCCCCGCGCCTCGGAGGCAATACGCGGCTCGGCGTATTCGCCACAAGGAGCAGTTTCCGCCCGAACCCTATCGCGATGAGCTGCGTGAAGATTGAAGGTATCCGCCTGGACGCTCCAGACGGGCCCGAAATTATCGTGAGCGGTGCCGACCTTATGGACGGCACCCCCATTCTGGACATCAAGCCCTACCTGCCCTACGCCGACAGCATTCCCGACGCAAAGGGCGGTTTTGCGGAAGCCCGCAGGTACGATTCCCTGCAGGTGGAAATCGCTCCCGAGATAGCGAGCCAGGTACCGGAAGGCAAGCTCGACGCCCTCGTCGAGATATTGAGGCAGGACCCGCGGCCGCACTACCAGGACGATCCCGAAAGAGTTTACGGACTCGCCTTCGCCGGCAAAAACATCAAGTTCAAGGTTGCCGACGGAACGCTCACCGTCATAGCCGTAGAAAGCGCCTAA
- a CDS encoding sialate O-acetylesterase — MKKKNLIGLIVGSALMASAAFAAPDPNFHIYLAFGQSNMEGQGTIESQDKTVDPRFQMLSAIDNFNGRKLGTWNDAIPPLANKHGGLGPTDYFGRTLVEKLDPQIKVGVVVVAIAGCSIVAFDSPIDQSYLSTQAGWFKDIVNDYGGNPYQRLVDMALKAKEDGVIKGIIFHQGETDEGDSDWPNKVKKVYDRLVRDIGLDENIPFFAGEVPYQGSSKGTNNNIRKLPQQSKNFYLVSAEGLNDLDMMRIHFSSQGYRDFGKRYAEKVMEILGDDLKPVTTTPSSSSVEESSSSEVAPGSSSSVGSESSALAIGVVADASTVIGKAVVHAGRVSVPVRANGFAVSAKVFTMQGKAVLDFSNSYAGGTLGFDASLLPQGSYMLSVQVGSERSVQKVLIK; from the coding sequence ATGAAAAAGAAGAACCTGATTGGACTGATTGTCGGTTCGGCGCTTATGGCTTCGGCTGCATTTGCCGCACCGGATCCCAATTTCCACATCTACCTCGCCTTTGGTCAGTCCAACATGGAGGGCCAGGGCACTATCGAGTCTCAAGACAAGACGGTCGATCCGCGTTTCCAGATGCTTTCGGCAATCGACAACTTCAACGGAAGGAAGCTGGGTACGTGGAACGACGCGATTCCGCCTTTGGCGAACAAACACGGCGGCCTTGGCCCCACCGACTACTTCGGACGCACGCTGGTCGAAAAGCTTGACCCGCAAATCAAGGTTGGCGTCGTGGTTGTGGCCATAGCGGGCTGCAGCATCGTGGCGTTCGATTCGCCTATTGACCAGAGCTATTTGTCAACCCAGGCTGGTTGGTTCAAGGACATCGTCAATGATTACGGTGGCAATCCCTACCAGCGCTTGGTGGATATGGCTTTGAAGGCCAAGGAAGACGGCGTCATCAAGGGCATCATCTTCCACCAGGGCGAAACCGACGAGGGCGACAGCGATTGGCCTAACAAGGTCAAGAAGGTCTACGACCGTCTGGTCAGGGACATCGGCCTCGACGAGAACATTCCGTTCTTTGCGGGCGAGGTCCCGTATCAAGGAAGCTCCAAGGGCACGAACAACAACATCCGGAAACTTCCGCAACAGTCCAAGAACTTTTACCTCGTTTCTGCCGAGGGTCTCAACGACCTGGACATGATGCGCATCCACTTCTCTTCGCAGGGCTACCGCGACTTCGGTAAGCGCTATGCCGAGAAGGTGATGGAAATCCTGGGTGATGACCTTAAGCCCGTAACGACGACTCCGTCGAGCAGCTCTGTCGAAGAATCCAGCTCGAGCGAAGTTGCTCCGGGATCCAGTTCCAGCGTCGGGTCTGAATCTTCTGCGCTCGCTATTGGCGTGGTTGCCGATGCGTCGACTGTTATCGGAAAGGCCGTCGTGCATGCGGGTCGCGTGTCCGTGCCGGTCCGGGCGAACGGTTTCGCTGTTTCGGCGAAGGTGTTCACCATGCAGGGCAAGGCCGTTCTCGACTTCAGCAACAGCTATGCCGGAGGAACGCTCGGTTTCGATGCGTCGCTGCTCCCGCAGGGTAGCTACATGCTGTCCGTTCAGGTGGGCTCCGAACGTTCTGTACAGAAGGTGCTGATTAAATAA